The sequence CTGCCCGGCCCTACCCGGCACCGCTGCCGGCCGCCGGGGCCGGGTAGGGCCGGGCAGCCCCGGGACGCGGTGGGGGCGGGGCGGTTGGGTGGCGTTGCGCCTTGCGGGGGCCGCCGTGGCGGGAGTCGTGCCGGCGGCCCCGGAGCGCGGCGCGAGTGGTTCCGGAACGCGAGGTGTTTGCCTTCCGCCGCCCGGCATGGTTTGGTCCGCGTCTACCACCGGAACTCCGTCGTTGGAGCCGTTGGGTGTCAGGTGCCGTGACGCGGGCATCCACCGGTGAGAGCTCCGGCGGTCGGCCGCCGCCCCGCATCGCGGGGATTCGCTCCGGCGGCCGACCGCCGGCCCCGGTCCGCCCACCGCGAACCGGCTCGGGCGTACCGGGCCTTCTCCGGCGCGCCGGGCCGGAGGTCCCGCCCGGGAGTGGCTATGGGGCTGGTGGGCGGTCCGGGAAACCGCCATAAGATGATCGTGTGGCGACGCAGAACCTCCCACCCCGGGACGCGATCCGTCGTGCGGCCGGGGAGCTGTTCGTCCGGGACGGCTACGGCGCCACCACGGTGCGGGCCATCGCGGCGGCGGCCGGATGCGACCCGGCGCTGGTGATCCGGCACTTCGGGTCCAAGGAGGGTCTCTTCCTCGCCGCCGTGTCGGTCTCCGGCGACCTGACCGGCATCCTGACCGGCCCGATCGAGTCGATCGGGCGCGAGCTGGTCCGTTACGTGCTGGACGGCGCGGAGAGCCCGGTCGCCGGGGTCTACCGCGCCCTGCTCACCGCCTCCGACCGTCCGGAGATCAAGGAGCGCCTCCGTGCCTCGGTGCACGACGTCTTCGTCGGCCCGCTCGCCGAACGCATCGGCGGGGCCTACCCGGAACTGCGCGCCCGCCTGGCCGCGGCCCAGTTCGCCGGCCTGATCAACGCCTGCTGGCTGGTCGCCGACCCGGTTCTGGCCTGCGCCGAGCGTGAAGCCGTGGTGGCCCTCTACGGCGACGCCATCCAGCGCTTGCTCACCTGCGAAGACCCGCCCACTCCCGGCCGGCCCGGCGATTCCAACGCCGGTACCGGCGGCCCCGTCGGCTGAACCGACCGCGGCGCCCCGCGCCGGGGAATCACCCGGGTCTGCAGGCGCGGCGTCTCGCGGGTCGAGTGGCGCGCCGGTTCCTGCGACGGCGGGCGCCGATCACGGGCCCGCTTCCTGGTCCCCGGTGGGTGAGGCTCTCCGGTCCCCGCTTGTGGGGCATTCCGGCCCCGACGGGCGTGAGCTCTCCGCTCGAGCGCGCTCGGAGTGTGAGCTCTCCGCCCGGCGAGCCCGGAGTGTGAGCTTTCCGCCCGAGCGCGCGCTCCGAGTGTGAGCTTTCCGCCCGAGCGCGCGCTCGGAATGTGAGCTCTCCGCCCGGCGAGCCCGGAGTCTGAGCTTTCCGCCCGGCGCGCCCGGAGCTGGTGACGAGCGCGGGCGAAGGGGCGGCCCCGCGTTCGTCACTAGCTCCGGGCGGTCAGGTGCTGGCGGCGGTTGCGGTGCCAGGTGCGGATGCGTCCGGCGGGGCGCTGGTTGAGGACGCCCGGCCCGGAATGGCTGGAGCAGAGACGCGCGGTGGGGATGGGAGCCAGCGTGCCCAGGCAGGCGAGGACCGCCAGGGGCAGGCCGCCGGGAGTGCCGCAGGCCGTGCGCAACGCGTCGCCCGGAACGGCCGTGGTGAAGTCGGGCGTCCCGGCGGCGGTGGGCGCGCCGGGCGTCCGGGGGAGGGGGCGGGCGCCGGTCGCGGAGGTGCGGACGAAGCGGCGCAGGGCGGTGCGGCGGGAGCGGCGGCTGCGGATCGTGCCACCCGGGACCTCGCCGGCGGTGGCCGTCGCGGCGGTGGCGGACTCCGGCGCGGGGGTGTGGCGGCGGGCGGCGAACACCCAGCCGCGCAGGATGAGGTAGCGGGCGCCGCCCACCACGCTGCCGGTCAGGGCCAGGATCAGCGACTCGGTCAGCGCCGACGGGTGCGGTCCGGCTATGCCGCTCAGCCACGGGGCCACCGCGAGGTTCGCCAGGTAGACGACGACCGACGTGAGACCGGCTTCCCAGTGCAGGCGGCCGATCGCCGAGGTGGTCACGTTGAAGGTGATCCGGCGGTGGGCCTCGGTGTTCGCCGGGGTCACCACGAGCAAAGCCAGCCAGCTCGCCCAGGTGGCCGCGAGCACCTCGCGCACGGAGACGTAGACGATCGTCTGCAGGACCGTGCTCAGCGCGCCGACCAGCATGAACCACAGCAGCTGGCGGGGCACGGTCGCGCTCCACGCGGATGGGCGGGCGAGCCGTCCGGTCGGACTAGGCATGACTGAACGCTTTCGGACAGCGATGGGTACCGCCGTAGTGTCAACATCGTTGACGGGCCCTGTCAACGCCGTTGACACCGTGATGCAGGTTACCCTGCGCCATCGTTTGGTGGCGGTGTGAGGTGGGTTCTGTCCGTTTTCATGGACCGGTTCAGGGTAGAAGATCCGATTTGGCGCACCCGGTTCGGCCGGCTTGACGCGCGGACGACCTGAGGATCTGCAACCTTGCCGTTACCGAGCTGTTTCCGATCAGCGATGCCGGATCACGGGACGGGGCCTCGGCCGTACGCCGGTGGTCGCCGCCGGCGCACCATGCGTCGCTCCGCGGCGGCGGCCACCGGCCACGCCGCGTGCGGCACGGCGGACCGGATCCCGCGCACCGGTCCGGATCCCGCGCACCGGTCCGGTCCCGCGGTCCGGATCGCGCACCGGTCCGGATCCCGCGCACCGGTCCGGTCCCGCGGTCCGGATCGCGCACCGGTCCGGATCGCGCCGCCGGCGGCAGCGGCCGCGATCCGGCCCGGCCTCATCCAGCCGCGTCGGCGAGTGTGCCGAGGTAGTCGCGCAACGAGCGGGCCGGCCGCCATCCCTGCGCGCTCGCGCGCGCGATGTCGAGGACGACCGGGGCGGTCAGTTGCTCCAGGGCGTACCGGGAGAGGACCGGCTCGTGACGGGTGAGCCGGGCCAGACCGGTGGCCGCCCCGGCGGCCGCGCGGGCCAGGCCGAGCGGCAGGTGCCGCACCGGCACGCCGCAGACCGCCGCCACCGTGGCGTCCCGGCTGTAGGCGGCGGCGTCGGCGATGTTGTAGGCGCCCGGCGGCCAGGCGGGCGCGGCCAGGCAGGCGTCGGCGAGGTTCTCCACGGCGGTCAGGCTGAGCCGGATGTCCGGGCCCGGCAGCAGGGCGCGGCCGCCGCGCACGGCGCGGCGCAGGCGGGGAAGCAGGTGCGGATCGCCCGGGCCGTAGACGGCCCGCGGCCGCAGGACGACGGCGCCGGCGGCGAGGGCCAGGCGTTCCCCCGCGGCCTTCGTTCTCCCGTACGCGGTGAGCCCGCCCAGCGGCTGGTCCTCGCGGATCGGGGTGCGGCTGGGGGCGTACACGCTGGCGCTGCTCACCCAGACCAGCGGGCGGCCGTCGACGGCCTGCAGCAGGCGGGCGGTGCCACCGACGTTCACGGCGTGGAAGCGTGCCGCAGCGGCGCGGCCGGGCGGTGGATCGCCGACCGCGGCGGCCAGGTGCAGCACGAGGTCGGCCCCGGTGAGGTCGGGGACGGCGCGGGTGGCGTCCCAATGCCGGTGCTCGCCCAG is a genomic window of Actinoplanes teichomyceticus ATCC 31121 containing:
- a CDS encoding GtrA family protein, whose protein sequence is MPSPTGRLARPSAWSATVPRQLLWFMLVGALSTVLQTIVYVSVREVLAATWASWLALLVVTPANTEAHRRITFNVTTSAIGRLHWEAGLTSVVVYLANLAVAPWLSGIAGPHPSALTESLILALTGSVVGGARYLILRGWVFAARRHTPAPESATAATATAGEVPGGTIRSRRSRRTALRRFVRTSATGARPLPRTPGAPTAAGTPDFTTAVPGDALRTACGTPGGLPLAVLACLGTLAPIPTARLCSSHSGPGVLNQRPAGRIRTWHRNRRQHLTARS
- a CDS encoding NAD-dependent epimerase/dehydratase family protein, giving the protein MRIAVTGASGFCGSAVARAAAAAGATVICLGRRPGPLGEHRHWDATRAVPDLTGADLVLHLAAAVGDPPPGRAAAARFHAVNVGGTARLLQAVDGRPLVWVSSASVYAPSRTPIREDQPLGGLTAYGRTKAAGERLALAAGAVVLRPRAVYGPGDPHLLPRLRRAVRGGRALLPGPDIRLSLTAVENLADACLAAPAWPPGAYNIADAAAYSRDATVAAVCGVPVRHLPLGLARAAAGAATGLARLTRHEPVLSRYALEQLTAPVVLDIARASAQGWRPARSLRDYLGTLADAAG
- a CDS encoding TetR family transcriptional regulator — translated: MATQNLPPRDAIRRAAGELFVRDGYGATTVRAIAAAAGCDPALVIRHFGSKEGLFLAAVSVSGDLTGILTGPIESIGRELVRYVLDGAESPVAGVYRALLTASDRPEIKERLRASVHDVFVGPLAERIGGAYPELRARLAAAQFAGLINACWLVADPVLACAEREAVVALYGDAIQRLLTCEDPPTPGRPGDSNAGTGGPVG